The following DNA comes from Reinekea thalattae.
AAGGTATAAAGGCAAATGAAAGCAACGTGTTTGTAGTGTTGTAGTGATGGACAGCCCGCAATGCCCCTTACCGGCTCGAGAACTCGCTGCGCTCAGACACACTCGCCGATAAACACGCATTGCTGACTGTTCTTGCAGTGACCTTTGGATAGTAGAAAAACAGATAAAAACAGTCTGATATAAAAAAGAACAAATAGATAATAAAGTTGCTGACTCAAAGTAAAGGGCGCTCTAGCTCTGCCCTAGCGAAGGTGTTTGAGCGCAGCGAGTTCTTGAGCTGGGCAAGGTAGAGAACACTGAACTGATAGTTCAGCTAGAGCAAGAAAGCGGCTTGAATAAGAAGTGAAAACTAACTTTGCAGTTTATTTTTTAAATCGTTAAATAATTGCCGTTTGGTTGTGGGGTCAAGGTCGGCTGGCGTAGCATCTGGGATAAGTGAAGTGGTATCCAGTTTAGCATCCGCATTGCTTTCAATAGGCGCTGAAAGTTGTTCAAGGTGACTTTGTAATACATCGGCTGCTTCGATTGAGCCTTGAATCTCTTCATCATCACCGGTCCACTTTTCGATACGCTGCTCCAGCTTTTCAATCATTTGAGCAACTTCTTGCTGAGAAGGTTTTTTTTCTTCTAGCCAAGCTTTGGCGCTTTGTGCGGTTGTGGACATTATTAAAGCCTTTCTGTCAGATTTAGAGCGTTGTAATTATAATGAATTGGTCGATCAATGCAGCCAAAAGTCATCCTATTGCATAGCTTACTTTACTGACTCTATTGATAAGATTAGGCTTTAGTCTGTTTAAATATGCATTGTTAATAAATCAGGTGGTAAAGGGAGCGGTATGTCTGAAGTAGTAAAGAATTTAATTAAACTTCTTGAACTGGAATCCATAGACGAGACTCATTTTCGAGGTCACTCTCAAGATTTAGGTTATCCAAAATTATTTGGTGGTCAGGTTATCGGTCAAAGTCTTTCTGCCGCTAGCCAAACAGTTGCCGATCGCCAACCACATTCGTTACATACCTACTTTATTCGTCCTGGAGATGCCAAGCTTAGTATCGAGTTTGCTGTAGAAAACGTTAGGGATGGAGGCTCTTTTAGTGTTCGTCGTGTTGTCGCAAGCCAAAATTCAAAACCTATCCTAGAGATGACTGTATCTTTCCAAGGGCATGAGGATGGCTTAGAGCACAGTGTTTCCATGCCTAACGTTCCCGGCCCAGAAGTGCTTGAACCAGAGTTGAAAATTTATCGGCAACATGCAGAAGAAATTCCTGCACCGATTCGCGATCTATTCACAGCAGATAGACCGATAGAATATCGCATAGTAGAAAATCAAAACCCATTTCGACCTCGCCACGGTATTGGTAAGCGCCATATGTGGATAAGATCTACCGCAGCGCTTCCCGATAGCCCGTTGGTGCACCAATCAATGTTAGCCTACACAACCGATTATGGATTTTTAGAAACCGCCCTGATGCCGCATGGTTTGTCGATAATTTATCCAGGCTTGACTATTGCGAGCCTTGATCATGCCATCTGGTTCCATCGTCCATTCCGCTTGGATGATTGGTTGTTATATGTCGCAGATGCACCAACAACAGGTGGTGGTCGGGCTTACGTACGCGGGCAAATTTTTGATCAATCAGGTCAATTAGTTGCCAGCACAACACAAGAAGGCTTAATTAGAGTGCCGAGCAAATAATGATAAAAGAAGTCACACTCGCGATCACGGGTGCCTCTGGCGCACCCTATGCTCATCGGTTATTGCAAGTGCTGTTGGATCAGCAGGTGCATGTGCACCTGCTAGTTTCTAAAGCTGCAATGATGGTTGCAGCCGTTGAGCAGGGCGAAGCATGGCCGACTAATCACGCTAAACTTGCCGATTACATTCGGCAGAACCTTTCAGCGAAGGGTAAGCTTGATATTTATGGCAGAGACGACTGGATGAGCCCTGTGGCTAGTGGTTCTGGAGCTCCTAGCACAATGATTGTTTGCCCTTGTTCTTCTGGTTCGTTAGCTAGTATTGCTACTGGCCAGTGCGATAACCTGATAGAGCGAGCTGCAGATGTCGTGCTAAAAGAGTCAGGACGACTTATTTTAGTGCCCAGAGAAACACCATTGCATGAAATTCATCTCGAGAATATGCTGAAATTGAAGCGCGCCGGAGCAGTGATATTGCCAGCCTCTCCCGGTTTTTACCATCAACCAAAAAGGGTTGAGGACTTGGTTGATTTTATTGTTGCTCGAATTTTAAAAAGTGCTGGTTTCGAGCAAACTCTGCTACCTGGCTGGGGTCGCTAGGCGAATATATTAGATGGCCATTTTTTAACATATGTGTAAGTCAGTCACTCAATTCATTAGAGTGGTTGGCTAAAATTTCCCCGATTAGATGACTGCGTTCTTTATCGATAGCCTCGCCAATCGCCTTACCCGTTAGCCCTTGAGCAATAAAGTTTTCAGCTGAAACCTGCTGACAAGCATCGGCCATACTCTGTAATAAAGCACCTTGTGGATAGGGTGTTGCTTCAAAACCCGTGCGTCCGCGAGCATCGGCTTGGCAAGCAATGATAAAACCGTGAAGATCTTCAGGCTGACGTAAGGCGTTAATATTTTTTAGTAGCTTGAGGATCGTCTTCGGCTTGAGCTGTGTAATGGTATGACAATGAGTATGGTAGCGGGCGACGTTTTCGACCAGGCGCGCTGTTTTTGTCGGCCACTTCATACGTTTTGCGATAGCGGGCA
Coding sequences within:
- a CDS encoding acyl-CoA thioesterase, coding for MSEVVKNLIKLLELESIDETHFRGHSQDLGYPKLFGGQVIGQSLSAASQTVADRQPHSLHTYFIRPGDAKLSIEFAVENVRDGGSFSVRRVVASQNSKPILEMTVSFQGHEDGLEHSVSMPNVPGPEVLEPELKIYRQHAEEIPAPIRDLFTADRPIEYRIVENQNPFRPRHGIGKRHMWIRSTAALPDSPLVHQSMLAYTTDYGFLETALMPHGLSIIYPGLTIASLDHAIWFHRPFRLDDWLLYVADAPTTGGGRAYVRGQIFDQSGQLVASTTQEGLIRVPSK
- a CDS encoding flavin prenyltransferase UbiX, which codes for MIKEVTLAITGASGAPYAHRLLQVLLDQQVHVHLLVSKAAMMVAAVEQGEAWPTNHAKLADYIRQNLSAKGKLDIYGRDDWMSPVASGSGAPSTMIVCPCSSGSLASIATGQCDNLIERAADVVLKESGRLILVPRETPLHEIHLENMLKLKRAGAVILPASPGFYHQPKRVEDLVDFIVARILKSAGFEQTLLPGWGR